In Tepidisphaeraceae bacterium, the genomic stretch GCGGCCGCCTCGGTGGCGCGGAAATCGCCCGCCAGGAGAAGGCCGGTCAGGGCAGCGTCCCGCTGACGACCCTGCAGGCTGACGTGAACTACGGTTACGCGATCGCGTTCACCACCTTCGGCACCATTGGTGTCAAGTGCTGGATCTATCGCGGCATGTACGGCGAAGAAGTGCTGGAAACCGACCAGCGTCCGGGCGGCCCCGTCCGCCGCGGTCGCCGGTAATTGAAATTTGCGATTTTGGATTTGCGATTGCGATTGAAAGAGGCGTGAGCGGGATTGATTTCCCCGTCGCAAATCGAAGATCGGCAATCGAAAATGAGTTAGGTGATTTATGCCAATGATGCCCAAGCGGGTTAAGTTCCGCAAAAGTCAACGCGGGAAGATGAAGGGCAACGCCACGCGCGGCAACTACGTCGCGTTCGGTGAGTTCGGCCTGCAGACGACCGAGGCCTGCTGGATCACCGCCCGCCAGATCGAGGCGGGTCGCGTGGCCGCGTCGCACTTCCTGCGTCGCGAAGGCCGCCTGTTCATCCGCATCTTCCCGCACAAGCCCGTGTCAGGTAAGCCGCTCGAAACCCGTATGGGTAAGGGCAAGGGCGAGCCGGAATACTGGTGCGCCGTCGTGAAGCCCGGCCAGGTCCTCTTCGAGGTGACCGGCGTGGACGAGGCGACCGCCAAGCGCTGCCTGGCCCGCATCGCGTTCAAGATGCCGGTGAACACCCGGTTCGTTGCCCGCAAGCATGCGGTGGCCTAACGATCACATAGCCTCGGGCGTGCCCGGGGTATAGATCAGCTAGATGAGTGAGAACATGAAGATCAAAGAGATCAACGAGAAGGACGACGCGGGCCTGAAGGAACTGCTGGCCGAGCGCCAGAAGCGCCTGTTCGACCTGCGGACGCAGGGCGTGACCGAGAAGCTGGAAGACCCCAGCCAGATCGGCAAGGCCAAGAAGGACATCGCCCGGATCAAGACGGTCCAGCGTCAACGGGCGGTCGCTGCCACCAAGCAGCAGGCCTAACGCGAACGAGGACGATCGGCCGGCCGGGTACGGTGCGGGCCACAGAAGAGAATCAACATGAGCGAATCAACAACCGCCACCGCCGAACGCCCGCAGCTCCGCACGATCGAGGGCGTGGTCGCGTCTGACAAGGGTGACAAGACGATCAAGGTCGTCGTGAACTACCAGACGAAGCACGCCAAGTACGGCAAGTACCTGAAGCGCCGCACCGTCCTCCACGCTCACGACGAGCGCAACGAGGCCCGCGAGGGCGACACGGTCCAGATCGCCGAGTGCCGCCCGCTGAGCCGGACCAAGCATCACCGCTTGCTCCGCATCGTGCAGAAGGCGCCGGAGAAGGCCGTCCAGGTATCGGCGGAAGAAGTGATGACCGGTAAGGCGCCCGAGGCGCGGTAAATTTGCGATTTGCGATCGTGCCGCTCAATCGGCAATCGCAAATGGAGCTAGCGACAATGATTCAGCAGCAAACAGAAGTCGACATTGCCGACAACACCGGCGCGAAGCGCGCGATGTGCATCAAGGTGCTCGGCGGCTCGTCAAGCAGTGGCAAGTTCAAGCGTCGCGTGGCGACCGTGGGCGACATCATCATCTGCGCGGTGAAGAAGTCGATCCCGGCCGGCGAGGTGAAGAACGGTGAGATCATCCGTTGCGTCGTGGTACGCACGAAGCAACCGACGATGCGGCCCGACGGCAGCTACGTCCGCTTCGACCACAACGCCGCCGTCGTGATCGACAAGGAAAACAACCCGCGCGGCACCCGCATCTTCGGCGCCGTGGCCCGCGAGCTTCGCGACAAGAACTTCATGAAGATCGTGTCGCTGGCGAGCGAAGTGGTGTAGTGAATCGCCGAATGCCAGTTGCCGAACGCCGAATGAACGGCTTCGACGACTGAATTTCCATTCGGCAACCAGCATTTGGCAATCGGCAATTGGAATTCAGATGGCACGACACATTAAATCCGGCGACACCGTCATGGTGACCACCGGCGGTGACAAGGGTAAGACGGGCAAGGTCTTGAAGGTCCTCACGAAGGACAATAAGGTCCTCGTCGAGGGCATCAACCGTGTGTGGAAGCACGTGAAGCCCAGCCAGCGCTCGCCGCAAGGTGGCCGGCTTCAGAAGGAAGCCCCGATCCAGATCAGCAACGTGATGCCGATCGACCCCGCGACCGGCAAGGGCACGCGGGTGAAGTTCGAGAACCGCGATGGCGCCAAGCACCGCGTGGCCGTCAAGGGTGGCTCGAGCCTGGGCACCCTAGTTAAGAACAAGTAACGGTTCGTTCGGAACCGCTAGCGGTTTAGCCGCATTTTCAGAGAGATACGAGGCCTATCATGGCAGAAGAAAAGAAGAAAGCAGCCAAGCCCAGTGCTGAGGAGATCGCCGCCCGCAAGGCCGCCGCCAAGGCTGCCAAGTCGGGTCCCGCGGTTGACACGGGTGAGGACAAGGACACCCTTCCGGTCCCGCCGGCCCGTCTGGAAGCGGTTTACCGCACCAAGATCGTGCCGCAGCTGAAGCAGCAGTTCGGGCACACGAACACCTTCGCCGTCCCCCGGTTGGAGAAAATCGTGATCTCGATGGGCCTCGGCAAGGCGGTCACCGCCGGCGAGAAGGGCAAGATGGAACTGGCCGAGCGCGACCTGTCGGTCATCGCCGGTCAGAAGCCCGTCCGCTGCAAGGCCAAGAAGAGCGTCGCGAACTTCAAGGT encodes the following:
- the rplP gene encoding 50S ribosomal protein L16, which gives rise to MMPKRVKFRKSQRGKMKGNATRGNYVAFGEFGLQTTEACWITARQIEAGRVAASHFLRREGRLFIRIFPHKPVSGKPLETRMGKGKGEPEYWCAVVKPGQVLFEVTGVDEATAKRCLARIAFKMPVNTRFVARKHAVA
- the rpmC gene encoding 50S ribosomal protein L29; this encodes MKIKEINEKDDAGLKELLAERQKRLFDLRTQGVTEKLEDPSQIGKAKKDIARIKTVQRQRAVAATKQQA
- the rpsQ gene encoding 30S ribosomal protein S17 — encoded protein: MSESTTATAERPQLRTIEGVVASDKGDKTIKVVVNYQTKHAKYGKYLKRRTVLHAHDERNEAREGDTVQIAECRPLSRTKHHRLLRIVQKAPEKAVQVSAEEVMTGKAPEAR
- the rplN gene encoding 50S ribosomal protein L14, with product MIQQQTEVDIADNTGAKRAMCIKVLGGSSSSGKFKRRVATVGDIIICAVKKSIPAGEVKNGEIIRCVVVRTKQPTMRPDGSYVRFDHNAAVVIDKENNPRGTRIFGAVARELRDKNFMKIVSLASEVV
- the rplX gene encoding 50S ribosomal protein L24, which encodes MARHIKSGDTVMVTTGGDKGKTGKVLKVLTKDNKVLVEGINRVWKHVKPSQRSPQGGRLQKEAPIQISNVMPIDPATGKGTRVKFENRDGAKHRVAVKGGSSLGTLVKNK
- the rplE gene encoding 50S ribosomal protein L5, whose product is MAEEKKKAAKPSAEEIAARKAAAKAAKSGPAVDTGEDKDTLPVPPARLEAVYRTKIVPQLKQQFGHTNTFAVPRLEKIVISMGLGKAVTAGEKGKMELAERDLSVIAGQKPVRCKAKKSVANFKVREGMETGLKVTLRGNRMYEFLDRLITLAIPRVKDFRGLNPNGFDKSGNYNFGLTEQTVFPEVDAANLTHQQGMNITVVTTAKKVEEGRELLKGFGFPFRETAKEAK